A window of Macadamia integrifolia cultivar HAES 741 unplaced genomic scaffold, SCU_Mint_v3 scaffold478, whole genome shotgun sequence genomic DNA:
CCATCTTCACAATATGGCTATGTATCTGTAGCCCTTGATTTAGTATTGCCAAACCCGCTGAGGCACTGAGTACACTGCTTAATGTGAGGCTATTTGGTTTGACTGAGCACTGAACCATCTCTATGAACCAACGCAAAGCCTCCTCATATTCCTCATTACTCACAAGGCCTGAAATAACTGCAGTCCATGAAATATCATCTTTCTCAGGCATCTCCTTGAACAAATTAATGGATTCTCCAATCCTCCCCTTATTTGAGAATCCTGAAATCATGGTTGTCCAAGAAACAACATCTCTGATCGGCATCATCTCAAACATCATGTAGGCCTCATCAGTTTTGTCATATTCAACATAACCAGCTATCAGTGAATTCCAAGAAACTACATCTTTCTTGTTCATGAGATCAAACATAGTCTTAGCGGCATCCATATAACCAACTCTGCAATACATGGTGATGATAGAATTACccaaaaatacatcaaaatcaaaacccattGACAAAACCAGTCCATGAACTTGAATCCCTTCTGAAAGTCTACCCAGATCAGCACATGCTTCAAAGATTATAGTCAGGGTTGTAGAATTAACCTTCACATCATCTTCCTTTCTCATCTGTAAAAACAACCCGAAACCTTCACCAAACTGCCTCATCTTCATATAACCCCCAATTATCGATGTCCAAGAAACCACATTTCGCTCCGGCATCTTCTCAAACAATTCTTTCCCATCTGAAATCCGACCATTTTTGCAGTAGCCATCAACCATTGAGCTCCAAGTAACAACATCTCTCTCCGACATACCTTCAAATATCCGGACAGCCTCTTCTAATTTACCCTCCTTCAAGTATCCTGAAATCAACGCATTGGAAGCAACAGGGTCCCGCCCTATCAATggcatctccaaatacagttcCTCGGCCTCAAATATCATTCCTGCCCGGACAAATCCCGTGATCATTGCAGCATAAGAAACAGGATTGCGCTCGGGCATCCTACAGAACAGTTCATAAGCTTGATCAACCTTCTGGTTATTACGAATGTATGCCGTGATCATCGCATTCCATGACGCAGTATTCCTTTGgggcatttcatcaaacagtTTTCGTGCCTTATCAATTTTACCATTATCCGAACATGCAGTAAGCATGGCTGTCCAGGAAATGACGTTTTTAAAGGGCATGCGGTTGAAGATGGATTCAGCTTCCCTAAGATTACCATTTCTTCCATTCTTGGCAATTTGAGAGTTGCAGAGAACAAGGAATTTGCTGCTTTTGGAATTTATTGGAGAGCTGGGTTGGGGCTTTGACAGGAATGTGGTGGAGTACGTAGAGTAGGCAGTGATGAAAACTAACGAATTTTGGCGAAAGTGGTGTTCAGAGAGAAGGGTTGAGGTCCGGATTGCTAACATTATTGGAACTAATCAAAGGAGTCCATGACTCTTTTACGCAGTTATACATTAACGCTCCTAGGAAGGAAAACGATTATTCAcgttaaagggaagggaaaataCATCGATCTTTCTATGTTTGGTTGCCGGGTAACTTTTTCTGATGGAAACCAAAGATAGACTacagaaaatttcacttctttttttaaatatattttctgGTTAGACAAACAGCCAAATAGCAGAGggggaaaaaatggaaaatgatccTACAATTGGATACAGAGGCCAAGGACAGTTAATTAATCCCCAATTCTTTTGTTATATGGATAGCTGATGTGGTcattttgatgattggatggaGTGACTATAGCCTAGATTATCCAATTGTCAAATTTCATAGCTTATTCAATTAAATACCTTCTCATGTATTAGTATGCATGCCAATATATGTTCTCATTATACAAGTGCCACATAATCATGCAGCAATCTCTTGCACAATATTTTATCGTTCCTCACTAGaattcatgttttcttgtgttagGTTGAAGAGGTTGAAGGGAGGGGTCAGGAGAGGATGGAGGGAGTAGGGTTATTGCTTCTCTCTCCCCCAGTcgccccctcccccccccaacccaacccaacccaacccaacccaacccaactctccTTTCTGTCTTTCCCTCCACTATAGCTGTATGCAAAATAAGGGTAAGCTTGGAAAACTACCCCAATCATAAAATTTATGAACCATGAGAAACTCCAAACATAATATTTGAAATGTGAGATACCATAGATGTGACTTCTATAAACATTAGGTACCCAAGGAGTGATATGAAAATTCTATCCCTCCACCTCAACTCAAGAAAATGATTAATCAAGGTGGTATATAAAAATTAAGGGAAATGAACTATTTCACTCTTCATTGTGTCATGTACAAGAACCTGTTAGGGCATAAGATTATAGCGTGTGGATGAGGTGTATGTAAAGAATATTAACAAGTTGAGGTAGGTGTTGTATGAAATTTAAAAGTCGGGgaatcttacaaaaaaaagaagaatggacATAAGTGTAATGAAAATCTTTGAACATGTGAAAACATAATTGTCcaagagaaaaaagggggggggtggtAAGATAATGTTGCTTGGTCACCTGGCCCTTGCACCAATGTCGAGGCATCAACAGAatgggaattttttattttataagtgaTGGGATGGTAACTTTGTGTGCCTCTGTGTCTCAATGTAGGGGCTACATGACCatgcaacatttttttttcccaaaataaattTCAATATTATTTCGAGTGATGTCCTCTGTAAGTGTCTCAAAGCCCGCATTTTTAAGTGAAAATGCATGACCTAGTTTGATTCCTTGGTTGCACCAAATTCAAAACTTATCAAAGACTCTATGGTATATAATAATCATATTGTTTTTTAACCTAATGTTGATGTAAGATGAATTAAGATGGCGTAAACTATTGCATTTTAGTAtttacccaacaaaaaaaaaatattacattttAATAAGAGCCTTGGAAAATCAACAATACATGAAAGATCAAGATCATACAGTTGACTTGATTTCGTAATTACTGGCACGGTTCAAGTTGGTGTTACAGAATATGGAGGTGATTAAAATTAACTTGGGTTATTTAACTAGAGATGAAATAGATGGGCGGTTGTAATTTaacaattttaattaatttaatagtTCTTCAAGTTCAGAAAGTCAAGGGTTGTCTAATGAAGTGTATTAATGTAAGAATATCCATCAATGGGtccaaatatatattataatccAACGAAACATGGAATTGTCACTAAAAAAGATGCATGCATTGAGACGGGCATAGTTGGGAAGTGTATTTCTGCAATTGAAGACCTAATTTGGGTTCCATATGGTTGTAAGTACAAACCATATAAAAGTAAA
This region includes:
- the LOC122068883 gene encoding pentatricopeptide repeat-containing protein At1g53600, mitochondrial; this translates as MLAIRTSTLLSEHHFRQNSLVFITAYSTYSTTFLSKPQPSSPINSKSSKFLVLCNSQIAKNGRNGNLREAESIFNRMPFKNVISWTAMLTACSDNGKIDKARKLFDEMPQRNTASWNAMITAYIRNNQKVDQAYELFCRMPERNPVSYAAMITGFVRAGMIFEAEELYLEMPLIGRDPVASNALISGYLKEGKLEEAVRIFEGMSERDVVTWSSMVDGYCKNGRISDGKELFEKMPERNVVSWTSIIGGYMKMRQFGEGFGLFLQMRKEDDVKVNSTTLTIIFEACADLGRLSEGIQVHGLVLSMGFDFDVFLGNSIITMYCRVGYMDAAKTMFDLMNKKDVVSWNSLIAGYVEYDKTDEAYMMFEMMPIRDVVSWTTMISGFSNKGRIGESINLFKEMPEKDDISWTAVISGLVSNEEYEEALRWFIEMVQCSVKPNSLTLSSVLSASAGLAILNQGLQIHSHIVKMDMEFEVSIQNSLISMYAKCGSVHDAYRIYIGIDKPNLISVNSMITGFAQNGFGKEALEIFEQMKTEGFEPNQITFLGVLSACAHVGLVEEGQAYFKSMSSSYNIEPDPDHYTCMVDLLGRAGLLKEAIDLIHSMPSKPHSAVWSALLSACRTHLDLNLAKLAAQQLFELEPNSATAYVILSDMYSLTGHKEEGEELRMAKKLRGVKKSPGCSWIIVDKKVHLFLAGDDSRLNLFQVSATMRITKKTLAHLCITDGSNDNGSRELQKSLQAIELMLPHPQTSFALHSIRDAL